Proteins encoded by one window of Polaribacter haliotis:
- a CDS encoding Crp/Fnr family transcriptional regulator produces the protein MIDDVSKKIKKVSKGEILLKQGEIAKHGYFVKKGCLKSYAIDKAGKEHIMQFAPESWLISDLDSFTNQTPSLVFIEVIENSEVVLFSKSDFKALEDLDHKTVIEIANKFRNNLIASNKRIIGLLSATAEKRYLDFTETYPTLVQRLPLKLIASYIGVTPEYLSEIRRKITKK, from the coding sequence TTGATAGATGATGTATCTAAAAAAATAAAAAAAGTTTCTAAAGGAGAGATACTATTAAAACAAGGTGAAATTGCAAAGCATGGTTATTTTGTAAAAAAGGGTTGTCTTAAAAGCTATGCAATAGACAAAGCAGGTAAAGAACATATTATGCAATTTGCTCCAGAATCTTGGTTAATATCAGATTTGGATAGTTTTACAAACCAAACACCATCTTTAGTTTTTATAGAAGTAATAGAAAACTCTGAAGTAGTGCTTTTTTCAAAATCAGATTTTAAAGCTTTAGAAGATTTGGATCATAAGACCGTTATTGAAATAGCCAATAAATTTAGAAACAATTTAATAGCTTCTAACAAGCGTATAATAGGTTTGTTAAGTGCAACTGCAGAAAAACGTTATTTAGATTTTACTGAAACTTACCCAACATTGGTACAAAGACTGCCTCTTAAATTAATAGCTTCTTACATTGGTGTAACACCAGAATATTTAAGTGAAATAAGAAGAAAAATAACAAAAAAATAA
- a CDS encoding DoxX family protein has protein sequence MTNQKNNKAIHILLWIAQGLLALMFIMAGLTKATQPIEALADSLPWVTSTSTGLVRFIGISELLGGLGLLLPSIFRFKPFLTVWAALGLAVVMVLAVIFHASRGEFSAIIVNIIILAFAVFIAWGRTKKAPIKTKVTVK, from the coding sequence ATGACAAATCAAAAAAACAACAAAGCAATACACATTTTGCTTTGGATTGCTCAAGGATTATTAGCCCTTATGTTTATAATGGCAGGATTAACAAAAGCTACACAACCAATAGAAGCCTTAGCAGATTCTTTACCATGGGTAACCTCTACCTCTACAGGGTTAGTACGTTTTATTGGTATTAGCGAACTTTTAGGAGGTTTAGGTTTATTATTACCATCTATTTTTAGATTTAAACCATTTTTAACTGTTTGGGCCGCTTTAGGTTTAGCTGTTGTTATGGTTTTAGCTGTTATTTTTCATGCATCTAGAGGCGAATTCTCTGCTATTATAGTAAATATAATAATTCTGGCTTTTGCTGTATTTATTGCTTGGGGAAGAACTAAAAAAGCACCAATTAAAACAAAAGTAACAGTAAAATAA
- a CDS encoding VOC family protein, translating into MHRKYFLKTIFGASILISMDRFSSINNSISDTNKTNNTSIRFASFGAIHLNNTSLEKSTFFWTKIAGMKLRSSSEKIAEFGTETKTLVVVYETAKYPFKKGYSGLYHVAIHAPNNKAFANMINRLMVQNYPFSPVDHTMSKSVYLDDPDGINIEFTLETPERFKRVVTNGGLRIEDVDGNVKSASDYLNINEVLEYLEDNNSAKIIDEDTYIGHLHLYANNVENSNTFYTKIGFIPFNNFPQFMYSDLGFGGAYQHRIALNSWHGINRPLAPKEQAGMRYFHINFNSKEKLEQAVKNVSEYEKKDDGYFVYDTTGNSIFLSNS; encoded by the coding sequence ATGCACCGAAAATATTTTTTAAAAACTATTTTTGGTGCATCAATTTTAATTTCAATGGATAGGTTTTCTTCAATAAATAACTCCATTTCAGATACAAATAAAACGAATAACACTTCTATAAGGTTCGCCTCATTTGGAGCAATTCATTTAAATAATACAAGTTTAGAAAAATCTACTTTTTTCTGGACAAAAATAGCAGGAATGAAGTTGAGAAGTTCTTCTGAAAAAATTGCTGAATTTGGTACAGAAACAAAAACTCTTGTTGTAGTTTATGAAACTGCTAAATATCCTTTTAAAAAAGGGTATAGTGGACTTTATCATGTCGCAATTCATGCACCCAATAATAAAGCTTTTGCAAATATGATAAACAGATTAATGGTGCAGAATTATCCTTTTTCTCCAGTAGACCACACCATGTCTAAATCTGTTTATTTAGATGATCCTGATGGGATAAATATAGAATTTACACTAGAAACTCCAGAAAGATTTAAAAGAGTTGTAACGAATGGTGGTTTAAGAATTGAAGATGTAGATGGAAATGTAAAAAGTGCATCCGATTATTTAAATATTAATGAGGTTTTAGAATATTTAGAAGATAATAATAGCGCTAAAATTATAGATGAAGACACTTATATTGGTCATTTACATTTGTATGCAAATAATGTTGAAAATTCAAATACATTTTATACGAAAATAGGTTTTATTCCATTTAATAACTTTCCCCAATTTATGTATTCAGATTTAGGATTTGGTGGCGCTTACCAACATAGGATTGCTTTAAACTCTTGGCATGGAATAAATAGACCATTAGCTCCAAAAGAACAAGCTGGAATGAGATATTTTCATATTAATTTTAATTCAAAAGAGAAATTAGAGCAAGCTGTAAAAAATGTTTCTGAATACGAAAAAAAGGATGATGGGTATTTTGTATATGATACTACTGGAAATAGTATTTTTCTATCGAATTCTTAA
- a CDS encoding 4Fe-4S dicluster domain-containing protein, translating into MKSNCKETNVKLMPIINLSNCGGKEDCIPACPYDVLEMRTITPEDRLTLNFKGKIKTFFKPKKAYVRDVSLCLACGLCVQVCPERAIKLIRL; encoded by the coding sequence ATGAAATCTAATTGCAAAGAAACAAATGTAAAATTAATGCCCATAATTAATCTTAGTAATTGTGGTGGTAAAGAAGATTGTATACCTGCATGTCCTTACGATGTTTTAGAAATGAGAACCATAACACCAGAAGATCGTTTAACATTAAACTTTAAAGGAAAAATAAAAACATTTTTCAAACCAAAAAAAGCCTACGTAAGAGACGTAAGCTTATGTCTTGCATGTGGTTTGTGCGTTCAAGTATGTCCAGAACGTGCTATAAAATTAATTAG